Genomic window (Chondrocystis sp. NIES-4102):
TACTACCTTCAGCTTTAATCAAGCGGTATGGCAGATCTAATTTATTTAATGTTGCCTGCCACCCCTGCTGAGTCATTAAGGTATCTTCTAAATATATTTGCAGATGATTAAGCTTATCTACTTGATAAATAGCGACATATAATTGCTCCCGTCTTGCATCCATCTCAACAGCTAATAACTCCTCACCCTGATAATTTTGGGCTGCTGCCACTGCTGCTAAATTAGAAATACCAAATAAAGGGATATCTAACTGTTGGGCGATAGTTCGAGCGGTCACAACCCCTACCCTAGTCCCCGTAAAACCTCCTGGTCCTTTGGCAACAGCTAGCCAAGCAAGATCTTGCCAGGTTTGGGGATAAATAATTTTTGCAAGAGATGAATGTAAAACTGAGGCTAAATCTCTACCGAGATCCCAAACTTGACTACGATAATCACCTTGATAATTATTGATAGCTATACCCAGTTCTGCTGTACTAGTGTGAAGGGCGATCGCATATTTATTATTATTGAGGATGGGCATAAACTAAAGTCTTACTGATTTCTTTGAACTGTGGCGAATATTATATTTTTATAGGCGTACATGATTAGTTTAAGACAATTCGGGCGATTATCGGGTCGTAGTTAGTAGGAGACAGCTAAAAGCTAAATCATTTTTATAAATTATTGTGCCAAGTAGTAAATAAAGAGTAACGAGTCTGGAGTAGCCAAATTGGGTACTGGGAGATTGGTTAGCGACTAAAAGCTAAAAAAAGGAGACAGGAGTCAGGAGCGATGCAGCGCGGTCTTGGGGGTTTCCCTCATAAGCGACTGCATCAAGAAGTCAGGAGTCAGGAGTCAGGAGTGTGGTAATCCCACAAGGGGACAATGTAGGTAATAGATAGTGGGGAATGAGTTAGCCACTAAAAGCTAAAAGCTAAAAGCTAAGAGCTAATACTTAATAGCCGTGCATGGCAAATGCAATCGTGATCTAAAAAATGCCCCTTAATTATCTTGTATTGATATAGGTTTTAAACCTTTAATTTGAGGAGTGTAGCCAGATATTTGGTTTATGATAAATCCCCCTCTCCATTCAAAACGAACGAAGTGGAGGAAATTTAATCTCTTTGAGATCTCTATGTACCCTAGGTTATACCCCTACTTGTGAGGCTATTTTCTGCTCATCTTGCAAAGCAGCATAAAGACGGTTAAGGGCTTTAATATAAGCTCTAGCAGAAGCCACAATAATATCAGTGTTGGCAGCACGACCAGAATATACCCGATCCTGATGACGTAAACGAATAGTAACTTCGCCTATAGCATCAATACCTGCGGTGACTGACTGGACGGAAAACTCAATAAGCTCATTAGGAATATTAGTGACTCGATTGATCGCTTTATAAATAGCATCCACTGGGCCTGTACCAATGGCAGCATCTGTTAATTCTTCTCCCTCTGGGGTGCGAATAGTAACTGTTGCTGTCGGACGAGAGCGATCGCCACAGGAAATTTGTACTAGTTCTAAACGGAATAATTCGGGGGGTTGTCTGATTTCATCACTAACAATTGCCTCGATATCCCAGTCGCTAATTTCTTTTTTCTTATCGGCAACATCTTTAAAACGTACAAAGGCTTTATTGAGATCTGTTTCTGAAAGTTCGTAACCTAATTCGCTCAAGCGAGTACGAAAAGCATTACGACCAGAATGTTTACCTAAGATAATTTGATTATCATTTAAACCAATTGACTGGGCATCCATGATTTCATAGGTAAGCTTGTTCTTAAGTACCCCATCTTGATGAATTCCAGATTCATGGGCAAAAGCATTAGCCCCTACAATGGCTTTATTGGGCTGGACAATTACCCCTGTACGATTGGAAACTAAACGAGAAGTTTTATATATTTGTTTGGTGTCAATATTAGTTAAAGGTTCAGTAGATTCTGCAGGTCTACCTAAAAAGGGATTAAAATACTGCCGACGTACATGAAGAGCCATGACTAATTCTTCTAAGGCTGCATTACCTGCCCTTTCCCCAATCCCATTGATGGTACATTCTAACTGTCTTGCACCGTTTTTAACCGCCTCTAGGAAGTTAGCCACCGCCAAACCTAAATCATTATGACCGTGTACTGAAACTACAGCTTGGTTGATATTTGGTACATTCTCACAAATCCCTTTGATCAAAGCTCCAAATTCACTAGGAGTCGTATAACCAACCGTATCAGGAATATTAATTGTAGTTGCCCCTGCTGCGATCGCTGCTTCTAACACTTGATATAGATATTCTGAGTCTGTCCGCACTGCATCCATGGGTGAAAACTCAACATCATCCATAAATGACTTGGCATAAGCAACCATTTCTTGGGCAATATCTAATACTTCTGCACGGGATTTTTTAAGTTGATATTCTAAATGAATATCTGAGGTGGAAATAAATGTATGAATTCGCCCTTTAGCAGCAGGTTTTAGTGCCTCCGCAGCAGCCTTAATATCCGCTTTTATCGCTCTGGCTAAACTACAGATTACAGGGCCTTTCTCTGTGCCAACCTCTGCTGCAATTTTCTGCACAGCTTCAAAATCCCCAGGACTCGCAAAGGCAAACCCAGCTTCTATTACATCAACTCCCAGTCGAGATAAAGCATGGGCAATTTCTAGTTTCTCCTCAACGTTTAATGTTGCGCCAGGGGATTGTTCTCCATCTCTTAATGTGGTGTCGAAAATAATGATGCGGTCTTTTGAATTGTCCATAACCCGAAATTTACTTTAAAGGGAATTTATAATATTAAGAATTATAAGTTATTTGTCCAGTAGGAGGAATTGCCAAATCATCACTTTAAACTTCTATTATTTATTAGTAATGTTTGCTATCTTTAATATAGTAAATTATCTATATTTTAAAAGTCATTCTTTTCTATATAATTGCGAACATCATTTAGATCTATATAGCGATCTGTGGCATTGCGTAATTCACGAGCAATCATACCTTCGGTTGAAACAACGGTGATATGAGTACTTTTAGAACGTAATAGTTCGATCGCCCGTTCAAAATCCCCATCTCCACTAAATAGAATCACCCGATCATATTGCTCAACTGTGTTAAACATATCTACCACAATCTCGATATCTAAATTGGCTTTTTGGGAATAGCGACCTGAAGCATCGTCATAATATTCCTTTAATATTTTCGTTCTGACTGTATAACCCAAGCTAATTAAAGCATCCCTAAAACCTCTTTGATCTTGTGCATCCTTTAAGCCTGT
Coding sequences:
- a CDS encoding 2-isopropylmalate synthase, which encodes MDNSKDRIIIFDTTLRDGEQSPGATLNVEEKLEIAHALSRLGVDVIEAGFAFASPGDFEAVQKIAAEVGTEKGPVICSLARAIKADIKAAAEALKPAAKGRIHTFISTSDIHLEYQLKKSRAEVLDIAQEMVAYAKSFMDDVEFSPMDAVRTDSEYLYQVLEAAIAAGATTINIPDTVGYTTPSEFGALIKGICENVPNINQAVVSVHGHNDLGLAVANFLEAVKNGARQLECTINGIGERAGNAALEELVMALHVRRQYFNPFLGRPAESTEPLTNIDTKQIYKTSRLVSNRTGVIVQPNKAIVGANAFAHESGIHQDGVLKNKLTYEIMDAQSIGLNDNQIILGKHSGRNAFRTRLSELGYELSETDLNKAFVRFKDVADKKKEISDWDIEAIVSDEIRQPPELFRLELVQISCGDRSRPTATVTIRTPEGEELTDAAIGTGPVDAIYKAINRVTNIPNELIEFSVQSVTAGIDAIGEVTIRLRHQDRVYSGRAANTDIIVASARAYIKALNRLYAALQDEQKIASQVGV
- a CDS encoding peptidase M22 glycoprotease, with protein sequence MPILNNNKYAIALHTSTAELGIAINNYQGDYRSQVWDLGRDLASVLHSSLAKIIYPQTWQDLAWLAVAKGPGGFTGTRVGVVTARTIAQQLDIPLFGISNLAAVAAAQNYQGEELLAVEMDARREQLYVAIYQVDKLNHLQIYLEDTLMTQQGWQATLNKLDLPYRLIKAEGSIASTVTNVLDLAYVSWRSGKSPHWSEIVPFYGQHPVNQ